The following DNA comes from Streptococcus pasteurianus.
TCCACTCTTGGCATTGTCTCGGTTGGGTTGATTGTAACCTATATAATGCAACAAATTATGAGCTTTTCACAAAATTATTTACTTGTTGTGCTGAGCCAACGGTTAACGATTGACGTGATTTTGTCTTATATTCGTCACATTTTTGAATTGCCCATGTCCTTTTTTGCCACAAGGCGGACAGGTGAAGTTATTTCACGTTTCACCGATGCTAACTCGATTATTGATGCACTGGCATCAACGATTCTCTCTTTATTTTTAGATGTGAGTATTTTGTTTGTTGTCGGAAGTGTCTTAATTCTGCAAAATGCCAATCTTTTTTTCATCACCTTAATAGCATTGCCTATCTATGCTATTATTATTTTGGCTTTTATGAAGCCTTTTGAGCGAATGAATCACGATGTCATGCAAGCCAATTCTATGGTTAGCTCTGCGATTATCGAAGATATCAATGGTATTGAAACGATTAAATCTTTGACTAGTGAGGAAGTCCGTTATCAAAATATTGACCGTGAATTTGTGGATTATTTGGATAAAAGTTTTACGCTTAGTAAGTATGAAGCTGTGCAAACGTCGTTAAAACAGGGAGCACAGCTGATTTTAAACGTCGTCATTCTCTGGTATGGTTCACATTTAGTCATGGCTGGGAACATTTCAGTAGGACAATTGATTACTTACAATACGCTTCTGTCATACTTTACAACGCCAATGGAAAATATTATTAATCTGCAAACCAAACTACAATCTGCCAAAGTAGCTAACAATCGTCTCAACGAAGTTTACTTAGTGTCATCTGAATTTGATGGCAAACAACTCTTAAATGACAGCCATTTTCTACAAGGAGATATTGTTTTTGATGATGTTTCTTATAAATATGGTTTTGGTCGTGACACGCTGAGTCATGTGAATTTACACATTAAGAAGGGTGAAAAAATTAGCCTAGTTGGTATCAGCGGTTCTGGTAAGACAACCTTAGCTAAAATGATTGTCAATTTTTACACACCTAACCATGGACAGATTACCCTTGGTGGCTACGATTTAAAAACCATTGCTAAAAAAGCCATTCGCCAATACATTAATTACCTACCACAACAGTCTTACGTCTTTTCAGGGACGATTTTAGAAAATTTAACCTTGGGAGCACCTGACAATATCACGCAAGAAGAAATTTTGAAAGCTTGCGTCAGCAGGAATTGACACAAGCTGAAACACAACTTACGCAAATTACTCAAGAAAAAGAAAATTTGCAAGCGCAGCTTGACCAGACAAATCTCTCCAAAGCTGACACCGTTTTAAAAGCTAGTCAAAGTGGCATTTTACATGTTTCTGATGAATTTGAAGGGCAAACGCTCTTGCCGCAAGGCAGTCAGATTGCAGAGATTTACCCAGATATTGCCAAAACACAGCAAGTCGCTATCCGCTATTACGTTGACTCCACTCATGTTAGTCAATTGAAAAAAGGACAGACTGTTCGCCTAACCCTTGAAAAAATTAGCAATCACGCCATTGTTATCACTGGCAAAATCAGTAAAATTGCAAGTTCTGCCACACAAACCAAAGAAGGAAATATCTTTGAGGTGACAGCACTAGCCACCGTTGATAAACAAGATAGCTCCAAACTAAAATATGGTTTACAAGGCAAAACAATCAGCACTATCGGCAAAAAAACTTTCTTTAATTATTACAAAGACAAGCTATTAAAAGATTTTTGATATTTTGATAAGAATAGCTCATAATTACTATAAATAAATTCTCTTAAAATTCATAGTAATAAAAAATGGATTTTTATATCAAATAAATAGTAGATTATTTAACCCCAGCCATAATAATGACTGGGGTTCATTTTTATAATCCGACTTCTTTTAAGGCGTCTGCTAGTTTGGCAAATTTGGAAATTGAGAGGGCTTCTCCACGAATGGATGGTTTGATTTCTGCGATTTCCAGCGCTTGTTCGAGTTTGGCTTTGGTTTCGTCTGCTTTTCCAAAATGGCTTGTTAGGTTGTTCCAAAGGGTTTTGCGGCGGTGAATAAAGCTAATTTTTGAAACACGGAAGAAGAAATCTTCGTCTTTGACTTGAACGAGTGGTTGTTCACGGCGAGTCATTTTTAAAATCGCTGAATCCACATTTGGTGCTGGTACAAAGACTGTACGCGGTACAACAAAAGCAACTTTAGCGGTCATGTAATATTGCACCGCAATTGATAACGAGCCGTAAGCTTTGGTGTTTGGTTCTGCCGAAATACGATCTGCCACTTCTTTTTGCATCATCACGACAAATTCCGCAAATGGGATTTTTGATTCAATCAAGTGCATCAAGATTGGTGTTGTGATGTAGTAAGGAAGATTTGCCACGACCTTAATTGGAAGGCCTGGGTTAGCAAATTCTTTGATACGACTTTGTAGGTCTGATTTCAAAATATCCTCGTTGATAACTTTTACATTATCAAAATCGCGGAGCGTATCAGCTAAAATCGGAATTAAACGGTCGTCAATTTCAAATGCCATGACTTCGGCAGCATTTTCAGCCAAAAATTCTGTCAAAGCACCGATACCAGGACCGATTTCGATAACATTGACGTTCTTGTCAATTTCAGCAGTATCCACAATCTTTTGAAGAATGTTTGTATCTGTCAAAAAGTTCTGTCCAAATGATTTTTTAAACGTAAATCCATGACGCTCAAGGACAGCACGCGTCACGCTGTAATCTGCAATTCTCATAATTAATAATCCCAACCGATAATGTCATTAGTTAAGGGATGTCTTTCCTTTCATTTCTATCAATGCAAGTTACTATTGTATCACATCTGGCTCAATCGCAAAATACTGCGACGTTTTCGCATGGTTGCTGTGATATGTAACTGTTTTTCAAGGTAATTGGTATTCAGTCGCTTTTTCTTTGCTTCTCTTGGTAAATAGAGGTACAGGCACTCACTACCAGCTTTCAAAATTTCAGCACCAAAATCCGTCTCTAGTAGTTCATTTAATATCTCTTGGTTAAGCTGGTCATTGGTAAATACCAAGTGAACACGTGAGGCATCGTAGCTTTCATCAAAGGGACTTTCAGCAAGAGCCGTCGTAAACTGGGCTTGCGTTTTGAGGATAACCGATAAATCAGCACCGATTTTTGCCTGAATCGTGTCATGAATCAATGCATAAACGTCATCGTCAGACAAGGTTGTCTCAAAAACAATATTGCCACTTTGAATATATGTCTTAACATTTTCAAGACCTGCTTCTGTTAAAATCTCTGCCAGATAAGCCATTTTAGGAATACAATTCTGCCCAACTGGCGTAACTCCCCGTAA
Coding sequences within:
- a CDS encoding HlyD family efflux transporter periplasmic adaptor subunit; amino-acid sequence: MQAQLDQTNLSKADTVLKASQSGILHVSDEFEGQTLLPQGSQIAEIYPDIAKTQQVAIRYYVDSTHVSQLKKGQTVRLTLEKISNHAIVITGKISKIASSATQTKEGNIFEVTALATVDKQDSSKLKYGLQGKTISTIGKKTFFNYYKDKLLKDF
- the rsmA gene encoding 16S rRNA (adenine(1518)-N(6)/adenine(1519)-N(6))-dimethyltransferase RsmA; this translates as MRIADYSVTRAVLERHGFTFKKSFGQNFLTDTNILQKIVDTAEIDKNVNVIEIGPGIGALTEFLAENAAEVMAFEIDDRLIPILADTLRDFDNVKVINEDILKSDLQSRIKEFANPGLPIKVVANLPYYITTPILMHLIESKIPFAEFVVMMQKEVADRISAEPNTKAYGSLSIAVQYYMTAKVAFVVPRTVFVPAPNVDSAILKMTRREQPLVQVKDEDFFFRVSKISFIHRRKTLWNNLTSHFGKADETKAKLEQALEIAEIKPSIRGEALSISKFAKLADALKEVGL
- a CDS encoding DUF1697 domain-containing protein, whose protein sequence is MKKVALLRGVTPVGQNCIPKMAYLAEILTEAGLENVKTYIQSGNIVFETTLSDDDVYALIHDTIQAKIGADLSVILKTQAQFTTALAESPFDESYDASRVHLVFTNDQLNQEILNELLETDFGAEILKAGSECLYLYLPREAKKKRLNTNYLEKQLHITATMRKRRSILRLSQM